ACAGGTCGTGACGATCACTTCGGCGAACTCCTCCGGAACGAGGTCGGCGCTCATACCGGAACGGGGACGCCGGAGTACATAACCGTGTTCGTCACCTCGCCACACGGCTCACAGCGCCACCTCACCGGACGCGACGTGCCGTATCGGCTGGAACGACGTTCCACGTCGGCAGAACAGTTATTACTGGCCGTGACGTGATACCGATAGACATGGTTGGAATGAACTACCACGGTGCGGCGTTCTCGAGCGAGCGACCCGGGGAACAGCGGGGTATCCAGCGATGACGTCGACAGCCCTCTACGCCGTGGCAGCCGTCGCCGTCGCCGCCCTCACCGCGCTGGTGTTCGCCGTCCACGGCGGCGGTTCGTACATGTTCCTCCTGTACGGCGCCATCCTGGCGGTCGTCTTCGCCGGATTCGCGTACGACGCACACCGGGCGACGTCCGAACCGACGCCCGCTCGAGCACGGTAACCCGCCGGCGACGCGGCGTTCGAAACCGGCCTGGTTCGACGCGTCACCCGCTCTCGAACCGTCCCTCGAGCGCGGCCACGATGCAATCTGTGGCTTCCTCGGGCGAGTGCTCGGTCACGTCGACCACGAGGTCTGCGTCCGGGTCGTCGAACTCACGCCAGACGATGTGAACTGCCTGCTCGTCGATCGCGTCCTCCCGCTGGCGATTCCGCTCGAGACACGTCTCGAGGTCGGCCACCAGGTGGACGACGAAGCCGTCCTCGAGGCGCTGGAACCGCTCCTGCCACGTCCGCTTGTAGAAGGTGCCCGCGACGATCCAGTCCTCGTCGGCCGAGGTTACGCGCTCGTACAGCCGATCGTAGGTGTTCCGCTCGAACGCATCGGAGTCGAGGCGTCTCACCGTCTTCTCTCGCTCCTCGAGGCGATCGCAGAGCAGGCTCGAGACCGTGGTCTTTCCCACCGCGGGCGGGCCACAGACGATGACGATCACGGCGCTCGATTCGTGCGCCGACGGCTTACGCGTGCCGGCGTGGCCCGAGTCGGGGCTGTGGGTTCACGATCGCTCGAGTCGGGGGCTCGTCGGTGACTCGAGTACACGAGCGGTGACTCGAGGGCGAGAGACGGACTCGAGGGACGGGGGCTCGTCGGTGATTCGAGGGCGAGGGAAGGGATTTGAACTACGCCGAGACGGTCGTCCTCGCTTCGCTCGGACGCTGCGACTCGTCTAGTTCAAATCCTTCCGGTCGATTGCCGCTGCTCGCGAATTGCTCGCAGCGGCAATGCGAGGGAAGGGATTTGAACCCTCGGACCTCTACAGGAGCGGGTCTTAAGCCCACCGCCGTTGGCCTGCTTGGCTACCCTCGCACTCGAGTAGAACTGCATTCGGCGGTAGTCATCGGTACGGGATGTGCGTTTCGGTTGGCGCGAACGGGGCGGCGATCAGGACGGCTGAACCACCGGCTCCGGAAGCCCGTAGGAGACGCCGGTGAGCGATCGCGAGACGTCCCAGAGCCGGCGAGCTGCCTCTCGGTCGGACGACCGATCCGAGGATCGCTGTCGCCCGGGCGTCCCACGCATGTTCATGAGCCCGCCGGGACCGTAGTAGGCGCTGCCCTCGACGTCCGGTGCGGTCGCGGCGTACAGCGTCGGCAACGCACCGCGAGCCGCCGACTGGGCCAGCAGGGCGTTCGAGAGGCGACGCACGGCGGTTCGAAACCAGGTTCCACGACCTTCGATGCCGCGGAACTGTAACTTCGTGTCGGCGTACCCTGGGTGGACGGCCACGCTGATCGCCTCGGCGTCGGCCGCGCGGAATCGCCGCTCGAGTTCGTAAGCGAACAGCACGTTCGCGAGCTTCGACTGGGCGTAGGCGCCCCACTTGTCGTACTCACGCTCGCCGTGGAGGTCCTCGAAGTCGAGTTCGCCGCGTTCGTGGAGCCCGCTCGAGACGGTGACGACCCGTGCGGGTTCGTCGCCCGCGAGCAGCGACTCGAGGGTCAGGCCCGTCAGCGCGAAGTGCCCGAGGTGGTTGACTCCGAACTGGGTCTCGAAGCCGTCTTCGGTCTCCCGGCGGGGGATGGCCATCGTCCCGGCGTTGTTGACGAGCACGTCGATCGGCTCCTCGAGCTCCCTCGCGAACGCGCGAACCGACTCGAGGCTCGCGAGGTCACAGCGCTCGACGCGGAGGTCGGCCTCGGGAACGTCGCCGCGGACGTCGTCGGCCGCGGCCTCGGCCCGGTCGAGGTCACGGCAGGCCATAACGACCGTCGCCCCGTTCCGGGCGAGTTCGCGAGCCGTCTCGAGGCCGATCCCGCTGTTCGCGCCCGTCACGACGATCGTTCGTCCGCGCTGGTCGGGAACGTCGTCGGCAGTCCAGCCCATACCCTCGCTCACGGTCGCCGTGATAATCAACGCCGTCCAAAACAGTGTCGGGTCGGGCGAGTCGCGATACTGGTCGTTGAACCGACTACTATCCGTCGTGGACCGTCACGGACTCGAGCAGCACGGCTTCGATCGGCCTGTCGGTGTCGTCGGTCTCGACGCTACCGATCTCACGGACGACGTCCATCCCATCGGTAACCGCTCCGAAGACGGAGTGGTGGCCGTCGAGGTGTGGCGTCGCGTCGAGGGTGATGAAAAACTGCGAGCCGTTCGTGTCCGGTCCCGAGTTCGCCATCGAGAGCACGCCCGGGCCGTCGTGTGTGAGCTCGTCGTGGAACTCGTCGTCGAACTGATAGCCGGGACCGCCACGG
This portion of the Natronobeatus ordinarius genome encodes:
- a CDS encoding AAA family ATPase, whose product is MIVIVCGPPAVGKTTVSSLLCDRLEEREKTVRRLDSDAFERNTYDRLYERVTSADEDWIVAGTFYKRTWQERFQRLEDGFVVHLVADLETCLERNRQREDAIDEQAVHIVWREFDDPDADLVVDVTEHSPEEATDCIVAALEGRFESG
- a CDS encoding oxidoreductase, with the translated sequence MGWTADDVPDQRGRTIVVTGANSGIGLETARELARNGATVVMACRDLDRAEAAADDVRGDVPEADLRVERCDLASLESVRAFARELEEPIDVLVNNAGTMAIPRRETEDGFETQFGVNHLGHFALTGLTLESLLAGDEPARVVTVSSGLHERGELDFEDLHGEREYDKWGAYAQSKLANVLFAYELERRFRAADAEAISVAVHPGYADTKLQFRGIEGRGTWFRTAVRRLSNALLAQSAARGALPTLYAATAPDVEGSAYYGPGGLMNMRGTPGRQRSSDRSSDREAARRLWDVSRSLTGVSYGLPEPVVQPS
- a CDS encoding peptidylprolyl isomerase, which translates into the protein MVDRRLADGDELIHATLHTSEGGIDVELEAKRVPRTVENFVGLATGERTWTDPETGEDVDGEPLYEDVHFHRVIDGFMIQTGDPTGTGRGGPGYQFDDEFHDELTHDGPGVLSMANSGPDTNGSQFFITLDATPHLDGHHSVFGAVTDGMDVVREIGSVETDDTDRPIEAVLLESVTVHDG